The genome window CAATTAAATGAATTTGAACGTCTAGAAATGCATCATAACTATCCATACCATTTTTAATCTTTTTACTGAGACGCATGGCTAGCGTGCGCAAAGAAAACTCTTCTCGATAAGTAAAAGCTTCCAACTGAAACTCGCTATCTAGCAAATGCTCTTCAGAAGTATTTCTGGTAATTATTGGGTTCAATTGACTCATATTAGATGATGCAATGGTAGAAATATATTTGAGTGTATCCCACCAATCCAATTTTCCAAACTGCTTTTTAAAATAGGTCAATCGGCTTTTTGCAGTGAGCTGTAATAAAACGGTATTATCTCCTTCAAATGTGGTAAATATATCAGTGTCTGCTTTTAAACGATCAAAGTACATTTCGCTCAAATAACCTTTTCCACCACAGGCTTCTCGGCAAGTTTGTATGGTTTTAGTAGCGTTCCACGTACTCAAGGCTTTTAATCCAGCAGCGAGAGCTTCAATTTCTTGCTGATTTGTATGCGTATTGTGGGCATATTTTTTTAATAAATGATCATGTGCAAAATCAAATGCATACGCATTGGCAATCAATGGCATCAGCTTTTTTTGATGCGTGGGATAATCCATTATGGATTGCTCTGGTTTTCCTGGTGGACCGAACTGTTTGCGATCTAAGGCAAAATATACGGCCATATTTAAGGCTTTTTTTGCCGCCGTTTGTCCAGCAATAGGTACACAAAGTCTGCCGCCTACTAGAGTTCCTAACATGGTAAAAAATCGTTTTGAAGAACTGCTTATTGGGCTAGTGTATTGACCAGTTTTATCAATAGCACCAAATTTATCCAGTAAATTTTCTTTTGGAATCTTTATAGTATTGAAATGTAACGTACCGTTATCCACTCCATTCAGGCCCATTTTATGACCATTATCTCCTATGGTAATCCCTGGTAATGAATCACCTTGCTTATTTCTTATAGGTATTAAAAAAGCATGAATACCATGTTTTTCGTTATTTACAATAAGTTGCGCAAATACCGTTGCCATCGTTGCGTGCATAGCTGCGTTACCTATGTAGGTTTTCCTATCATACTGTGTAGGTGTGTTGATTATAAAAGTTTTATCTTCTGGTTGGTAAATAGCCGTGGTTTGTAGTGCTTTTACATTGCTACCATGATGCATTTCAGTCATTGCAAAACAACCTGGCAATTCCATTGTGCCTATGTCTTTTAAATACTTATCCTGGTGTTTTTTAGTTCCTAGTGATGCCACACTGCCACCAAACAATCCATAATGAACACCAAACTTAATCGTCAGGCCCAAATCGTACTTGGCTATTTCTTCAAATACGGCAGCGTATTGTTCTAAGGACTCAGAGCCTCCATATTCTAGGGGATAAGCTAAACTACCAAGTCCAGCCTGTGCTAGTTCTTTACACCATTCCAACACCTTTTCTCTGCGTGTGTTTAAATCGTCATCATGACTTTCAATGCCATCTTTATGTGGATCGAGTATGTTTTTAACCTTAGTTTTTAAAGCGGCATTTCCATGTTGTAATAACTCTTTGAGTGGTTGAGAATATGCTTTGTCTGTCTTATGTGGAGTAGCTTGATAGCTAGAAGAAACTGGATCATTCTCATAAACCGACCGAATGGCATCGTTACTCACAATACCTAAATAATCCTCGATGAGATGTAACGATTCTCTGGTTTCATCATTTACCCATTCTTTGCTGTCTTCTCTTTTTGCGAGTAAGCTACCTATAGAGAACAAATCTAATTTCTCCGTATGGTTTAATAAATCAGCATTTTCTTTGATATAACCTTTCCAATAAGCCAGCTCTCGCGCTGATGGCGGGTTTTGAGGATCCAACCATTTACAAACCAAGTTTTTTGTTTCTGGTTTAATGGTGTTATTCTCCTTAATTTTTTGATTGATAAAATCAATTTCATTTTCCTCAAGAACACCGTCAGCCCAAGCGATATATAATAATGGTAAGAATGGCAATAGAGAATCTGGAATGGAAACTGACATATTATTGATTTTCAAAATTTGGAGTTGTAATAATCCCTGTAAGATACTTTTTATTTTTGTTCATAGAGTTCCTAATATTCTTTCTTAATAAATGACATGAATTTTGGCTTATAAATATTTCATGATTACCGTCATCTTTGTCCAAAAGTAAAAAACTCCCTTCTTTTTTCATTAGGGCTCTATATTTCACAGCTGCTTGATATGGATGATCAAAGTCATAAAGTTTCCCTGATTCTTTGCCCACCTTTCCCATCCCAGAAATTTGTCTTCACAAATTATCAAGGAATAAGTAAAGGAGCTTTTTTTAAGTTCGAGGTTTAAAAGCTCCTCGCCTAAGGATAGGCGAGGACAGATTGGCCTCGCAGCGCATGCTGTGATGCAATCAGGAGTGGTTGCTGCGGTATTTAAATATGGAGATAAAATTGAAATTTGAATAAAATTACAGCATCGCATTAACCTTTCCGACCAAAACTCGCTTTGCCCACCTTTCCTATAATTAGGAAAGGAGCTTTTTAAATCGGGATTTCGCAGAAATCTCGGAGTGGTTGCTGCGGTATTTAAATATGGAGATAAAATTGAAATTTGCACAAAATTTTAATACCGTATCAACCTTTCCGACCAAAACTCGCTACCGCTCGCTTTGCCCACCTTTCCTATAATTAGGAAAGGAGCTTTTTAAATCGGGATTTCGCAGAAATCTCGGAGTGGTTGCTGCGGTATTTATCTTCGTGTATCAAGCTAGTTTTGTTCTCATTTCCAACACCTTACTCCACCTTTCCTATAATTAGTAAAGGAGCTTTTTTTAAGTTCGAGGTTTAAAAGCTCCTCGCCTAAGGATAGGCGAGGACAGATTGGCCTCGCAGCGCATGCTGTGATGCAATCAGGAGTGGTTGCTGCGGTATTTAAATATGGAGATAAAATTGAAATTTGCACAAAATTCTAATACCGTATCAACCTTTCCGACCAAATTTACGCAAGCTCCAATTTGCCCACCTTTCCTATAATTAGGAAAGGAGCTTTTTAAATCGGGATTTCGCAGAAATCTTGGAGTGGTTGATGCGGTATTTATCTTCGTGTATCAAGTTAGTTTTGTTCTCATTTCCAACACCTTACTCCACCTTTCCTATAATTAGTAAAGGAGCTTTTTAAATTCGAGATCTAGAAGCTCCTCGCCTAAGGATAGGCGAGGACAGATTGGCCTCGCAGCGCATGCTGTGATGCAATCAGGAGTGGTTGCTGCGGTATTTAAATATGGAGATAAAATTGAAATTTGCACAAAATTCTAATACCGTATCAACCTTTCCGACCAAATTTACGCAAGCTCCAATTTGCCCACCTTTCCTATAATTAGGAAAGGAGCTTTTTTTAAGTTCGAGGTTTAAAAGCTCCTCGCCTAAGGATAGGCGAGGACAGATTGGCCTCGCAGCGCATGCTGTGATGCAATCAGGAGTGGTTGCTGCGGTATTTAAATATGGAGATAAAATTGAAATTTGCACAAAATTCTAATACCGTATCAACCTTTCCGACCAAATTTACGCAAGCTCCAATTTGCCCACCTTTCCTATAATTAGGAAAGGAGCTTTTTAAATCGGGATTCAAAAGCTCCTCGCCTAAGAAGCCTTCATCTCGCGAGCTTTTTTGCGAGAGGAATGCATTGGACAGATTTAGCAGCTTTGCTGCAAATCAGGAGTGGTTCAGAGATATTTATACGTAAGATAAACTTTATTAAAAACTACAACCCCAACAACTCACTAGCCGCATCAAAAGGACTCTTCACTTTACCTAAAACCTCTTTTTCTAAAACAGCCAATTTTTCTATGACCTCAGGTCGGTTGTAGAAGTTGGTTTTTAGGGCATCCTCTACCGTTTGATGGAACCAGTAGAGTTCTTGTGAGTGGCGTTTTTTGGTAAAGCTTTTATTGGCTAACGCGTGTGCGGTGTAGTTTTCTATTTCTTCGATGACCTCTGTGAGACCTATGTTGTTGAGACCGCTGCAGGTGAGTACTTGAGTAGGCCAGTTGTGGTCTTTTTGAGGCATAAGGTGCACGGCGTTTTTGAATTCGCGTCGGGCATGTTTTGCGGCGAGTTGGTTATCACCATCTGCCTTGTTGATGATGATCGCGTCAGCCATTTCCATGATGCCGCGTTTAATACCTTGCAGGTCGTCGCCAGCTCCAGCGAGTTTGAGGAGTAAGAAAAAGTCGGTCATGCTGTGGACTGCGGTTTCGCTTTGTCCTACGCCCACGGTTTCTACGATGATAAAGTCGTAGCCTGCTGCTTCACATAAGATGATCGCCTCACGTGTTTTGCGTGCCACACCGCCTAGCGTGGTTCCAGCAGGACTAGGTCGTATAAATGCTTGGTGGCTTTTCACTAGTTCTTCCATTCTGGTTTTATCGCCCAAAATGCTGCCTCTTGAGATGTTGCTCGATGGATCTATCGCGAGTACGGCCACTTTTTTGCCGCGTTCTATAAGCTGTCTTCCCAGCGATTCTATAAAGGTGGATTTTCCCACGCCTGGCACTCCAGTGATTCCTAGTCTAAAGGATTTTCCTGAATAGGGTAGGGATAGTTGTAATACCGCTTTCGCGAAAGCGGAATCGCCACCAGCAGTGCTCTCCACTAAAGTAATCGCACGACTCAATGCACTCACCTGGCCAGAATGCAACTCGCTAAAAAGTTGTTTTACATCTACAACTTCTTTCTTGCGTTTTAAGTTGGGATTGATATGAGGTTGTGTAGCCAATTTATGATTTTTTAGAAAATTTCAAAGCCAGTTTTCCACCTAACCACGCCATAGGAATATACGCCAAAACGATATCTGCAACAGTAAACCAGGTAGGTCCGGGAAGTAGGTAATTCATGTAAATGCCACCCAAAAGAAAAAAACAACCTATACCAAGAGCAAATTTCATTTTATAAGAAACAGGGATTACAGCAGCTACCAAAGCACCGATGAAGGTCCCTATTGCATGTCCTAAAAAAGGAAAAAGAAAGTAATGCGCTTCTAAAGTGGGCATGATACTGGCGTAAGCGTTCATGTCGTTGATGTCAATCCCTTCTATAGGGAACATACTATTTCCTATAGTAATCAAAATCATATTCACAGTGCTTCCTAATATCAAGCCTACAATGACAGCAATGATGTTCCTGAGTATGGGTTTCATGAGAATAGGTTTTAAGATTTAAAAATACTATTTTTCTATAGAATCGTCGTGTTAATTACCACCAAACCCCAAAGGTTTACAAAATCTTTGGGGTTGATAATATGCTTCTATTAATTTTAGCACAGCCTCCACCTTTCCGGCCAAAAGTCGCTACCGCTCATTTTGCCTACCTTTCCTATCCCAGAAATTTGTCTTAACAAATTATCAGGGACTGAGGAAAGTAGCTTTTTAAATTCGAGATTTAGAAGCTCCTCGCCTAAGAAGCCTGCATCCGACGCGCTTTTTTGCGAGAGGAATGCATTGGACAGATCGGCTAGCTTTCTAGCGATCAGGAGTGGTTGATGCGGTATTTAAATATGGAGATAAAATTGAAATTTGCACAAAATTCTAATACCGCCTCCACTTTTCCGGCCAAAAGTCGCTACCGCTAACTTTGACTACCTTTCTTATAATTAGGAAAGGAGCTTTTTAAGTTCGAGATCTAAAAGCTCCTCGCCTAGGGATAGGCGAGGACAGATTGGCCTCGCAGCGCATGCTGTGATGCAATCAGGAGTGGTTGCTGCGGTATTTAAATATGGAGATAAAATTGAAATTTGAATAAAATTACAGCATCGCATCAACCTTTCCGACCAAAACTCGCTACCGCTCGCTTTGCCTACCTTTCTTATAATTAGGAAAGGAGCTTTTTTAAATCGGGATTTCGCAGAAATCTCGGAGTGGTTGCTGCGGTATTTAAATATGGAGATAAAATAGAAATTTGAATAAAATTACAGCATCGCATCAACCTTTCCGACCAAAGCTCGTTGCACTCTCTTTGCCCACCTTTTCCATCCCAGAAATTTGTCTTCACAAATTATCAAGGAATAAGTAAAGGAGCTTTTTTTAAGTTCGAGGTTTAAAAGCTCCTCGCCTAAGGATAGGCGAGGACAGATTGGCCTCGCAGCGCATGCTGTGATGCAATCAGGAGTGGTTGCTGCGGTATTTAAATATGGAGATAAAATTGAAATTTGAATAAAATTACAGCATCGCATTAACCTTTCCGACCAAAACTCGCTACCGCTCGCTTTGCCCACCTTTCCTATAATTAGGAAAGGAGCTTTTTAAATCGGGATTTCGCAGAAATCTCGGAGTGGTTGATGCGGTATTTATCTTCGTGTATCAAGTTAGTTTTGTTCTCATTTCCAACACCTTACTCCACCTTTCCTATCCCAGAAATTTGTCTTCACAAATTATAAGGGAATAAGGAAAGGAGCTTTTTTTAAGTTCGAGGTTTAAAAGCTCCTCGCCTAAGGATAGGCGAGGACAGATTGGCCTCGCAGCGGATGCTGTGATGCAATCAGGAGTGGTTGCTGCGGTATTCAAATATGGAGATAAAATTGAAATTTGAATAAAATTACAGCATCGCATTAACCTTTCCGACCAAAACTCGCTACCGCTCGCTTTGCCCACCTTTCCTATAATTAGGAAAGGAGCTTTTTAAATCGGGATTTCGCAGAAATCTCGGAGTGGTTGATGCGGTATTTATCTTCGTGTATCAAGCTAGTTATGTTCTCACTTCCAACACCTTACTCCACCTTTCCTGTAATTAGGAAAGGAGCTTTTTAAGTTCGAGATTCAAAAGCTCCTCGCCTAAGGATAGGCGAGGACAGATTGGCCTCGCAGCGCATGCTGTGATGCAATCAGGAGTGGTTGCTGCGGTATTTAAATATGGAGATAAAATTGAAATTTGAATAAAATTCTAATACCGTATCAACCTTTCCGACCAAATTTACGCAAGCTCCAATTTGCCCACCTTTCCTATAATTAGGAAAGGAGCTTTTTAAGTTCGAGATCTAAAAGCTCCTCGCCTAAGAAGCCTGCATCCGACGCGCTTTTTTGCGAGAGGAATAAAAGATATAAGGAAAGTAGCCTTTTAAGTTCGAGATCTAAAAGCTCCTCGCCTAAGGATAGGCGAGGACAGATTGGCCTCGCAGCGCATGCTGTGATGCAATCAGGAGTGGTTGCTGCGGTATTTAAATATGGAGATAAAATTGAAATTTGAATAAAATTACAGCATCGCATCAACCTTTCCGACCAAATTTACGCAAGCTCCAATTTGCCCACCTTTCCTATAATTAGGAAAGGAGCTTTTTAAGTTCGAGATCTAAAAGCTCCTCGCCTAAGGATAGGCGAGGACAGATTGGCCTCGCAGCGCATGCTGTGATGCAATCAGGAGTGGTTGCTGCGGTATTTAAATATGGAGATAAAATTGAAATTTGCACAAAATTCTAATACCGTATCAACCTTTCCGACCAAAGCTCGTTGCACTCGCTTTGCCCACCTTTCCTATAATTAGGAAAGGAGCTTTTTAAATCGGGATTTCGCAGAAATCTCGGAGTGGTTGCTGCGGTATTTAAATATGGAGATAAAATTGAAATTTGCACAAAATTCTAATACCGTATCAACCTTTCCGACCAAATTTACGCAAGCTCCACTTTGCCCACCTTTCTTATAATTAGGAAAGGAGCTTTTTAAATTCGAGATTCAAAAGCTCCTCGCCTAAGGATAGGCGAGGACAGATTGGCCTCGCAGCGCATGCTGTGATGCAATCAGGAGTGGTTGCTGCGGTATTTAAATATGGAGATAAAATTGAAATTTGCACAAAATTCTAATACCGTATCAACCTTTCCGACCAAAGCTCGTTGCACTCACTTTGCCCACCTTTCCTATAATTAGGAAAGGACCTTCTTCTAGACCTTAATTTTAAAATTAAAGTTGCTTTCCCTCCAACCCCAATGGTTTTAAAACCATTGGGGTTGGCTTCATTTAATTCAACAAAAAAATGCCTCACTTTTCAGTAAGGCATTTTGTTTTTCTCGTTTTCGCGAAAGCGGAATTAAATCCATTTAAATTTCAATTTTGAAAGTAAAATTGAAAGCGGAATTGTTATCTAACTAAGCTTTCTTATCCAGTACCCATTCTCCTTTATTGATCAAAGGAAGTGCAGATTTAAACTTTGTCTCTTTGGTTTCTCCAGTCATAACATTCTTGATCACCACTTTATCGTTACGACCTATCTTAGGTTGATCACGAGTGATCGTTTCTGTAACTTGAGCACGTTGTTGTTGCTGACTTGCTCCGGCGCCCACAGCTCTTGCTTGAGCAGCTTGCTCATCGCTATTTAAAACCTCTTCTTTTTGAGTGCTTGTTTTTTCTGTTTGGCGTTGTCTGGCCTCACTTATTGCCGCAGCATCTCTACTAGGAAGATCGCCCTTGAACATAAAACCAATAACGTCTTTATTTACTTTATCTATCATCACTTTGAATAATTCGAAGGCTTCAAATTTATAAATAAGTAATGGATCTTTTTGCTCATGAACGGCAAGTTGCACACTTTGCTTTAACTCGTCCATTTTGCGTAGGTGTGTTTTCCATGCCTCATCAATAATGGCTAGCGTAATATTTTTTTCAAAGTCAGTCACTAAGGAACGACCTTCACTATCATAAGCTTCTTGTAGGTTTGTTGCTACATTTAAGGTTTTGATACCGTCTGTAAAAGGAACTGCGATACGCTCGTAATTGCGCTCGTCGTTTTCCATTACATTTTTAATTACGGGATAAACCTCTGAAGCGGTGCGCTCCATTTTCTCCTTATAATGATCATAAGCAGCTCTATAGACGATGTCAGTAACGGTCTTATCGTCTTTATCGGAAAACTCTTCCTCAGAAACAGGACTGCTCATGGAGAAGTAACGAATCAATTCAAACTCAAAGTTTTTGAAATCTTGTGCTATTTTATTTCCTTCGGTAATATTCTCAGAAATATCGTAGATCATATTGGCGATATCTACTGCAAGGCGATCTCCAAATAAGGCGTTGTGACGTCGCTTGTAAATCACTTCACGTTGGGCGTTCATGACATCATCATATTCTAGCAACCTCTTACGAACACCAAAAGCATTCTCTTCTACTTTAGTTTGCGCACGCTCAATAGATTTAGAAATCATAGAATGCTGAATCACTTCACCTTCTTTCATTCCTAGTCGGTCCATTGTTTTGGCCATACGTTCAGAACCGAAAAGTCTCATCAAGTTGTCTTCTAGAGACACATAAAATTGTGAACTTCCAGGATCCCCTTGACGACCGGCACGACCACGTAACTGTCTGTCTACACGACGAGAATCATGACGCTCTGTACCTATAATGGCAAGTCCGCCAGCAGCTTTTACTTCAGCAGATAATTTGATGTCTGTTCCACGACCGGCCATGTTGGTAGCGATCGTGATCTGTCCTGGGTTTCCAGCTTCTGCAACGATGTCTGCTTCACGTTTGTGTTGCTTTGCATTCAGTACGTTGTGTTCTATTCCTGCGCGTTGTAATGTTCTACTCAGTAGCTCAGAAATATCTACAGAAGTAGTACCTATAAGCACTGGGCGACCAGCTTCTTTAAGTTTTGTTACTTCTTCTATTACGGCACCGTATTTTTCGCGTTTTGTTTTATATACAAGATCTTGTCTGTCATCGCGAGAAATAGGTCTGTTAGTAGGAATTTCTACGACATCTAGTTTATAGATTTCCCAGAATTCTCCAGCTTCAGTTACGGCAGTTCCCGTCATACCAGAAAGTTTCTTGTACATACGGAAATAATTTTGCAAGGTAATGGTGGCAAAGGTTTGTGTCGCATCTTGGATTTTTAAATTCTCCTTAGCTTCAATGGCTTGGTGCAATCCATCACTATAACGACGGCCATCCATGGCACGACCAGTTTGTTCATCTACGATCTTAACGATCATTTCAGATTCTATTCTAACACCCCCGTTTCCGTTAGGTACTTTCTTTTCTTGAGCATCTACGATGTATTCCGTATCTTTTTCAAATAATGTGTAGGCTTTAAGCAGCTGATTCAAGGTGTGAATGCGTTCAGATTTTACGGAGAACTCACGGAATAATTCTTCTTTTCTTTCAGCTTCTTCTTCTTTAGAAAGTCCAGCGTTTTCGATACGGCTTATTTCCATACCTACCTCTGGCATTACAAAAAAGTCAGGCTCGTCTTCACCAGAAAGGAATTCAATTCCTTTGTCGCTCAACTCTACTTGATTGTTTTTTTCATCGATTACAAAGTAAAGTGCCTCATCTACTTTAGGCATTTCACGGTTGTTATCTTGCATATAAAAATTCTCAGTTTTTTGGAGCAAGGTTTTTATTCCCTCTTCACTTAAGAATTTAATAAGAGCTTTGTTTTTAGGAAGACCACGGAAAACTCTTAGTAATTGTTTCCCACCTTCTTTAGTGTCTCCTTCAGCAATTAGTTTTTTAGCTTGAGCGAGTGTTTGTACCAGCTCTTTTCTTTGAACCTCTACAATATTTGCAACAGGAGCTTTTAATACATCAAACTCTTGACGATCTCCCTGTGGGACTGGTCCAGATATAATTAAGGGTGTACGTGCATCATCGATAAGAACAGAATCGGTCTCATCAATAATGGCATAATTGTGTTTGCGTTGTACCAGATCTTTAGGCGCATGAGCCATATTATCTCTCAAGTAATCAAAACCAAATTCATTGTTCGTTCCGTAAGTAACATCTGCTAGATATGCTAGACGTCTTTCTTCAGAATTAGGCTTGTGGTAATCGATACAATCTATAGTCAGACCATGAAATTCAAATAAAGGACCAATCCATGCACCATCACGTTTTGCTAAGTAATCATTTACGGTTACCACGTGAACACCATTACCGGTAAGTGCATTGAGATAAACAGGTAAAGTAGCAACAAGTGTTTTTCCTTCTCCAGTTTGCATTTCTGCAATTTTACCGCTATGCATGGTTGCTCCACCTATAAGCTGAACATCATAGTGAATCATATCCCAAGTAATAGGTTTACCAGCAGCATCCCATGAATTGCTCCATACCGCTTGATCACCGTCCAGTTTTACATAGTCTGTTGTTCCAGATAATTCACGATCTCTCGCTGATGCGACAACACGTATTTCTTCATTATGGAAAAAGCGTTTGGCAGTTTCTTTCATTACAGCAAAAGCTTCTGGCATGATCTCGTTGAGAATTTCTTCCCCTTGCTGATAAGCCACCTCTTGTAATTGATCTATTTCATTATAGATTTCTTCACGTCTATCAATGTCTTCTTCCTTCTCAGCTGTTTCCTTTAAGCGGGCAATATCAGATAGAGTCTCTGCTTTTGCCGCAGCAATTCTCTCCTTAAATTCTGTTGTTTTATGACGCAATTCATCAAAATTAAGCTGTTCTAGTCCAGGCTCAAATTTGAGTATTTTGTCAACAATAGGTTGAATTTCTTTTATATCTTTCTTTGACTTATCGCCAACGAAGACTTTTAATACGGAATCTAATAGTCCCATGATGTTTTATTTGTTTGATTTACAGCAATTTAAAATATACCTACTGCTACTGCTAATATCCAAAATTAAAGCAAAAAAAAAGCCTCTTTACGAGACTTTTTATCCGATTAAGGATTGTTAATACTCATCCTCATTCCAGAGGTAGTCGTCGTCTGTAGGGTAATCTGGCCATATTTCTTGAATAGACTCGTATAAGTCTCCTTCATCTTCAATGGCTTGTAAATTTTCCACTACCTCTAACGGTGCTCCTGTACGAATTGCGTAATCGATCAATTCATCCTTCTCAGCAGGCCAAGGTGCATCACTTAAATAAGATGCTAGTTCTAGTGTCCAATACATATTTTTACTCGTTAAGTTTTTTGCAAAAATAAACTTCTCGTCGATTTATGCAAGTTATTTTTACTTTGATTTCAAGATTTGCAAGAGCGTATAAGCTTTTGAAAATCAAAATGTTTGCTGAAAATACTCATCAGTTGCCCCACATTTTATTTCTTTCTAACCAGAAGTTACTGTAATACTGCGTTTCAAGCGCTTTCAACAGATTCTGAACGAAATGAAATTAGTACTTTTTTGGGATCCATTTTATCTCTTCGGCTTCCAAAACTTTAGACAATTTACGTGCCAACACAAATAGATAGTCAGAAAGTCGGTTGAGATACTTCAAAACTTGTGGATCTACAGGTGCATGTTCGTTAAGCTCTGTCGCCAGACGCTCTGCACGGCGACATACGGTTCTGGTAATGTGACAATATGACACAGCAGGATGTCCGCCAGGAAGTATGAAATGTGTCATTTCAGGCAGCTCCTCATTCATAAGGTCCATTTCGCTTTCTAATAAGCTAACCTCTTCTTCACTAATTTTAGAAATGTTCAAACGGTCTTTGCCATTTTTTAAAACTTGCTTTTCTGGAGGGGTTGCTAGAATAGCGCCTATAGTAAAAAGATTGTGCTGTATGGAGTTGATGATTTTGCTTGTATGTTCATCTATCTCTTGATCACGTATCAATCCCATCCAAGAATTCAGCTCGTCTACAGTACCATAACTATCGATTCTTAAGTTGTGCTTAGGAACTCGTGTGCCGCCAAATAAGGCTGTAGTACCCGTATCACCTGTTTTTGTATATATTTTCATTTCTATTATTTCATTTTTATTTTAATCTAATTTCTGTTTTCAAGAGCGGTGGTCAAGCGTATCCTTTTTTAAGTGTGGTTGTGTCACTTACTTCTAGTTAATAAGTTGATATTAAAAATTCATGTATAACTCCGTTAACACAGGGGTTAAATTTTTTCTAGTTTTTCTATTAAATTAATGATTGCTTGCTCATCTAGTTGTGCGGTAAGTTGAGTTTCTGCAGCATCCACCTTTTGGTCTAAAATAGTAAGTACTTCCATACCGTTTTTTGTAATAGTGAGTTCTATTTGTCTTCTGTCTGTTGGACATTGTACGCGATCTACAAATTTTTTATCTACCAGTTTATCAATCACTCGAGTAGTATTTGAATTGGCATGAATCATATCTTTGCTCACATCTTGAAGGCTCGCAACCTTTCCTTTGCGGCCTCTCAAAATACGAAGTACATTAAATTGCTGTATCGTGATTCCATGCTCTTTTAGGGTATGACTTATCGTCTCAGTTGCTTCTGTACCCTTTTTAATAAGAGTAGTTATTAGCTTTCGCGAAAGCGGAATAGAAATCATATCCTTACTCATAAATTTATATTACATTTACATTAATTGTTGCTACAAATTTATTTTAACTTGTGGCCAAGGAACAATATTTAATGTTAAAATTGCTTTTTGTGTAGGGCGATCCTCTCTTGGCTTTATTAAAAGTCTTTTGTTCAATATTTGAATTGTTCTTGCGTTAGGAGTTAAAGGATAAATATGAAAAAGTATATGTTAATGGGCTTTTTACTGATCTGCACGACAGTAATGGCTCAAATGGAAAGTGGATTAGGAGTTACTGCGGGGCTTAATTATGGTTCCACAGGTGATTTAAGGGAGAACGGACAAACTATTATTGATAACCCTGACGAGAAGATAGGGTACCATCTAGGGGTTTACTGGAAAATAGATCTTGATTTCTTATATCTAAGGCCAGAATTAAAGTACACAAAGTTGAGTAATGAATATAACGGGAGTCAGTTTGATGTTCAAAAAATAGATGTACCTCTACTGTTAGGAACTAACATCATCGGACCTTTACATGTCTTTGCTGGACCTTCATTACAGTATATAGTTGACACAAAATTACAAGATACAGCGCTGAGTGATGTTCAAAATGAATGGAGTGTTGGTGCTCAATTTGGTGTTGGAGTGAACTTAGGGGATTTGGGAATAGATGTACGCTATGAACGTGGTTTTACTAATAATGAAGTCCGTTTTATAAGAAATAATATAGCTGCTCAAGGAACACTAGATACCCGACCAGAGCAAATTATTCTCGCATTA of Nonlabens sp. Ci31 contains these proteins:
- a CDS encoding DUF2795 domain-containing protein, which produces MYWTLELASYLSDAPWPAEKDELIDYAIRTGAPLEVVENLQAIEDEGDLYESIQEIWPDYPTDDDYLWNEDEY
- a CDS encoding MarR family winged helix-turn-helix transcriptional regulator; its protein translation is MSKDMISIPLSRKLITTLIKKGTEATETISHTLKEHGITIQQFNVLRILRGRKGKVASLQDVSKDMIHANSNTTRVIDKLVDKKFVDRVQCPTDRRQIELTITKNGMEVLTILDQKVDAAETQLTAQLDEQAIINLIEKLEKI
- a CDS encoding cob(I)yrinic acid a,c-diamide adenosyltransferase: MKIYTKTGDTGTTALFGGTRVPKHNLRIDSYGTVDELNSWMGLIRDQEIDEHTSKIINSIQHNLFTIGAILATPPEKQVLKNGKDRLNISKISEEEVSLLESEMDLMNEELPEMTHFILPGGHPAVSYCHITRTVCRRAERLATELNEHAPVDPQVLKYLNRLSDYLFVLARKLSKVLEAEEIKWIPKKY
- the secA gene encoding preprotein translocase subunit SecA, translating into MGLLDSVLKVFVGDKSKKDIKEIQPIVDKILKFEPGLEQLNFDELRHKTTEFKERIAAAKAETLSDIARLKETAEKEEDIDRREEIYNEIDQLQEVAYQQGEEILNEIMPEAFAVMKETAKRFFHNEEIRVVASARDRELSGTTDYVKLDGDQAVWSNSWDAAGKPITWDMIHYDVQLIGGATMHSGKIAEMQTGEGKTLVATLPVYLNALTGNGVHVVTVNDYLAKRDGAWIGPLFEFHGLTIDCIDYHKPNSEERRLAYLADVTYGTNNEFGFDYLRDNMAHAPKDLVQRKHNYAIIDETDSVLIDDARTPLIISGPVPQGDRQEFDVLKAPVANIVEVQRKELVQTLAQAKKLIAEGDTKEGGKQLLRVFRGLPKNKALIKFLSEEGIKTLLQKTENFYMQDNNREMPKVDEALYFVIDEKNNQVELSDKGIEFLSGEDEPDFFVMPEVGMEISRIENAGLSKEEEAERKEELFREFSVKSERIHTLNQLLKAYTLFEKDTEYIVDAQEKKVPNGNGGVRIESEMIVKIVDEQTGRAMDGRRYSDGLHQAIEAKENLKIQDATQTFATITLQNYFRMYKKLSGMTGTAVTEAGEFWEIYKLDVVEIPTNRPISRDDRQDLVYKTKREKYGAVIEEVTKLKEAGRPVLIGTTSVDISELLSRTLQRAGIEHNVLNAKQHKREADIVAEAGNPGQITIATNMAGRGTDIKLSAEVKAAGGLAIIGTERHDSRRVDRQLRGRAGRQGDPGSSQFYVSLEDNLMRLFGSERMAKTMDRLGMKEGEVIQHSMISKSIERAQTKVEENAFGVRKRLLEYDDVMNAQREVIYKRRHNALFGDRLAVDIANMIYDISENITEGNKIAQDFKNFEFELIRYFSMSSPVSEEEFSDKDDKTVTDIVYRAAYDHYKEKMERTASEVYPVIKNVMENDERNYERIAVPFTDGIKTLNVATNLQEAYDSEGRSLVTDFEKNITLAIIDEAWKTHLRKMDELKQSVQLAVHEQKDPLLIYKFEAFELFKVMIDKVNKDVIGFMFKGDLPSRDAAAISEARQRQTEKTSTQKEEVLNSDEQAAQARAVGAGASQQQQRAQVTETITRDQPKIGRNDKVVIKNVMTGETKETKFKSALPLINKGEWVLDKKA
- a CDS encoding outer membrane beta-barrel protein produces the protein MKKYMLMGFLLICTTVMAQMESGLGVTAGLNYGSTGDLRENGQTIIDNPDEKIGYHLGVYWKIDLDFLYLRPELKYTKLSNEYNGSQFDVQKIDVPLLLGTNIIGPLHVFAGPSLQYIVDTKLQDTALSDVQNEWSVGAQFGVGVNLGDLGIDVRYERGFTNNEVRFIRNNIAAQGTLDTRPEQIILALSLRL